GAACCCTGGAATTACGGCCGTGGCGGCAACCCCCACGATCCCCGCGTCGCCTACGCCCGCCAGGTGGACTACGCCAGCGCCGCCGCCGTCGCCATCCGCCGCGACCTCTGGAACCGGCTCGGCGGTTTCAGCCCCGAGTTCTCTCCCGCCTACTACGAGGACACCGACCTGGCCTTCAAGGTGCGCCAGGCCGGCCACACCGTGCGCTACACCCCTCTGGCCCGGGTGATCCATCACGAAGGCATGAGCTGCGGCACCGACACGACGGCCAGCTCAGGCCTGAAGCGGTTTCAGGAGACCCACAGGCCCCTCTTTCAGCAGAAATGGGCCGCCGCCTTCCAGGGCCCCACCGAACCGAACCCGGCGGCGGCGGAGCTGATCAAGGACCGCGGCATCCTCGGCCGCGCCCTCTGTCTCGACCAGGAAACGCCCCGGCCCGACCGCGATGCCGGCAGCCATGCCGCCCTGGTCGAGATGGGCCTGCTCCAGGACCTGGGCTGGAAGGTCACCCTCCTGCCCCTCAACCTGGCCTGGCTGGCCAGCTACAGCGAGGAGCTCCAGCGCCGCGGCATCGAGCTGATCCATGCCCCGTTCGTGCTCTCCCTGGAGGCATTCCTGCGCGAGCGGGGCCGGGAGTTCGAGCTCATCTATCTCACCCGCTACACCGTGGCGGCCCAGGCCCTGCCGCTGATCCAGCGCTTCGCCCCCCAGGCCCGGCTGATCTTCTGCAACGCCGACCTGCACCACCTGCGCCAGCTGCGGGCCGCCCGGGCCGAGAGCCTGGGCGGCGACGCCGCCCGCCGCGCCCTCGAAGCGGTGGAGGAGGTCAAGCGGCAGGAGCTGGCGGTGATGCGCGAGGTCCATCTCACCTTCAGCTATTCGGAGGTCGAGCGGGCGGTGATCGAGGCCGAAACCCTCGGCGAGGCCGCCACCGCCCCCTGCCCCTGGGTGGTGCAGGGCCCGGAGGCTCCCGCCCCCCTCGAGGGCCGCAGCGGCCTCGCCTTCCTCGGCAGCTATGGCCACCCCCCCAACCGGGACGCCGTCGAGGCCTTCCTGGTGCAGGTGTGGCCCCTGCTGCTCCAGCAGCGGCCCGAGCTGCGCCTGCATCTCTACGGCAGCGGCCTGGACGCCACCACCGCCGCCCGCTGGGGCGCCGAACCCGGGGTGATCGTCGAGGGCTGGATCGCCGATCCCGCCACCGTGTACGCCCGCCATCGCCTGTTCGTGGCCCCGCTGCGCTCCGGCGCCGGCCTCAAGGGCAAGGTGGTGGCCGCCGCCGCGCACGGCATCCCCCAAGTGCTCAGCCCCCTGGCCGCGGAAGCCACCGGCCTGCGCCACGGCCAGGAGGTGCTGATCGCCCGGACCCCCGACGACTGGTGCCAGGCCGTGCTCCGGCTCGACGGGGACGACGACGCCTGGCGCGCCATGGGCGCCGCCGCCTTCGCCTATGCCCGGGACACCTGGAGCCGGGAGCGCGGCCTGGCCCTGATGGCCGATGCCCTGGCCCGCCTCGATCTGCCCCACCGGAGCCCCGCGTGATGAGCACCGCCCGCGACACCCTGCCCGAACCCCTCTCCGGCCTGCGGGAGCCGGCCGTGGTGGAGCTGCCACCCGGCCGCCCCTGGCTGGCCCTCTCCGAACTCAACCGCCTGATCCGCCAGCAGGGCCAGGCCCGGCCCCTGGCCCGCGCCTGGCTGCTCGACCAGCTCGTGCATGCCATCCCCCTGCCCATCGAGGAGGAGAAGGCCCTGATGGCGGCCTTCCTGGAGCGCCGTGGCATCACCGACGACGACCAGGTGCCCGGCTGGCTCCAGGAGCGCGGCCTGGTCTTCGATGACCTGCGCATGCTCGCCACCCAGAAGCAGCGCCTGCAGCGCCTGGTGCGCAGCCGATGGAGCGGTGAGGTGGAGGTGCGCTTCCTGCAGCGCAAGCCCGAGCTCGACCAGGTGGTCTATTCGCTGCTGCGGGTCGAGAGCGAGGACCTCGCCGCCGAGCTCCATCACCAGATCGCCGAAGGGGAAGCCGACTTCGCCGATCTCGCCCCGCTCCACTCCAGCGGCCCCGAGCGCCACTGCCGCGGCCAGATCGGCCCCCTGCCCCTGGCCACCGGCCACCCGAGCCTGGTGAGCCGGCTGCGCCGCGGCCGCCCCGGCCAGCTGTTCGACCCCTTCGAGGCCGGCGACAGCTGGGTGGTGCTGAGGCTGGAACAGTTCCTGCCGGCGGAGTTGAACGCCCCCACCAGGGAGCGCATGATGAGCGAACTCTTCGAAGAATGGCTCGAGCAGCGGGTGCGGCTCCTCCTCGAAGGCCAGCCGCTGCCGCCCCTCGACGCGATGCTCGCCCTGCTGCAGGAGGACGCCACCCCATGACCTCCTCTCCCGGGGCCATCAGCGGGCTGCTGAACGACTTCACCCCCTTCGACCGCCTGCCGCCCGCCCGCCGCGATGCGATCGACCCGCTGCTGGAACCCCTGCGTTTCCGCATCGGCCAGACCGTCCTGCGCCCAGACGTGCTGCCCGAGGGCGTGCTGCTGCTCTGCAGCGGCCAGCTGCGCAGCCTCGGCCCCGGCCCCAACGGCCGGGGGCTGCGCACGATCGAACGCCTCGGCCCCGGCTCCCTGGTGGGCTGGGCCGGCCTGCTGCGCCGCGATCCCTGCGAACACCTGCGCGCCACCACCGACGTGGAGGCCCTGCTGCTTCCCACCGCCGCCTTCCGCGACCTCCTGGCGGGCCATCCCGACTTCGCGGACTGGTTCGCCAACCAGCCCAGCGCCGCCGAGCTCCACACCCTGCTGCTGGCCCTGGCGAAACGGGAACCCCTCGGCGAAGCCCTCCTCGACGACTGGCCCCTCCCCGCCGACCAGGTGCGCCTGCGCAGCCTGCGGCCCGGCGCCCCCACCGAGCTGGGCCTGCCCCCCGGCTTCCGCTGGTACGCCAGCAGCGGCCTGCCCCTGGCCGAGCCCTGGTCGGACCGTCCCCTGGCGGCCCCCGGCCCCGAGGCCCCCTGGCTGCGGCTGGTGGGCCTGGCGATCCCCCGGGAGGCGCAAGCCCCGATCACCCTCGGCGCCGACCCCCTCGCCCCCACCGTGCTGGCCGATGAGGCCGGCGGCACCTACGCCCCCGCCCTCGAGCCCCCACCGCGCCGCGCCGGCGACCGCAGCGGCCAGTTGGCCCTGGCCCGCGCCAGCGGCCCCCGGGCCGTGCCCATCGCGCTCTGCCAGGCTCTGGCTGATTACTTCGGCCTGCCGCTGAACCGGGATGCCCTGGCCGATCAGGTGGACGCCATCCTGCAGCGCCAGGACCAGCTCAACCTGGTCAACATCGGCCAGATCATGGACACCCTCGGCCTGCGGGTGGTGCTCTCCCGCGTGCCCGCCAGCCGCCTGGGGCGGGTGCCCGCCCCGGCCCTGCTGTTCCAGAACGGCCATTTCGGCCTGCTCGACGGCGTCGAACCCGATGGCCGCGCCCGCCTGCTCGAGGCCGAACTCGGCGCCCTGCTGGTACCGGCCGAGGAGCTGGTCACCCACGACGGGGGCCTGGTGGAGCTGCTGCTGTTCGACCGCAAGCCCGATGCCAAGCAGGCGCGGTTCGACTGGAGCTGGTACTTCCCCTTCCTGCGCCAGCACCGCCGCGAGCTGATCGAGGTGTTGGTGGCCTCGGTGGTGATCAACGCCCTGCGTGTCGTCTTCCCGCTCGGCCTGATGGTGCTGATCCAGAGCGTGGTGGCCAGCCGCAACATCGGCGCCCTGGTGAGCATCGCCAGCGTGATGCTGCTCGCCGCCCTGGTGGAGAGCATCTTCAAGACGCTGCGCAGCTTCCTGTTCACCGACCTGGCCAACCGGATCGACCTGGACGCCAAGGCAACGATCCTCGACCACCTGGTGCGCCTGCCCCAGGGCTTCTTCGATGCCCGCCCCGTGGGCCGGATCACCTTCTACTTCTCCCAGCTCGACCGCCTGCGCGATTTCCTGCTCGGCCAGACCCTGCCCACCCTCGTCGACTTCGCCTTCAGCCTCATCTACATCGCGATCCTGTTCGCCATCAGCCCCCTGCTCACCCTGGTGACCCTGGCCACCCTGCCCCTGATCGCCGCCGTGGGCCTGGTCAGCAATCCCCTGGTGCGCAGCCAGATCAACCGCACCATGGCCCAGGCCGTGCGCGCCTCCAGCTTCCTCACCGAAGCGATCACCGGCATCCAGACGATCAAATCCCAGAACGCCGAACTCAAGACACGCTGGGAATTCCAGAACCGCTACGCCGCCTACATCGGTGAGGATTTCAAGCTCAAGGTCACCCGCGAATCGATCGCCAACCTCTCCAACTTCCTCAGCAACATGGGGCAGCTGGTGGTGATCACCGTGGCGATCTGGCTGATCATCAAGGGAGAACTCAACCTCGCCGCCCTGTTCGGCTTCAACATCCTCTCCGGCTACATCCGCCAGCCCCTGGTGCAGCTGGTGGGCACCTGGCAGGACTTCCAGTTCAACACCCAGGCCCTGCGGATGGTGGCCGACGTGGTCGACCGCGACACCGAGCAGACCCGCGAGCAGGCCAGCAACATCCCCCTGCCCCCCCTGCAGGGCCGGGTGCAGTTCGTGGATGTGGGCTTCCGCTTCAGCGACCAGGGCCCCATGGTGCTCGACGGGGTTGATCTGGAGATCCCCTCCGGCTCGTTCGTGGGGCTGGTGGGCATCTCCGGCAGCGGCAAGTCCACCCTGCTGAAGCTGCTCTCCCGCTTCTACCCGCCGGAGCGGGGCAGTGTCCTGATCGATGGTCTCGACATCGGCAAGGTGGAGCTCTATTCCCTGCGCCGGCAGATCGGCGTGGTGCCCCAGGATTCGCTCCTCTTCGACGGCACCATCCGCGAGAACCTGCTGATGGTGAAGCCCGATGCCACCGCCGCCGAAATGATCCGCGCCGCCCGCATCGCCTGCGCCCACGACTTCATCATGCAGATGCCCCAGGGCTACAACTCCAGCGTCGGCGAGCGGGGCGCCGGCCTCTCCGGCGGCCAGCGCCAGCGCCTCGCCCTGGCCCGGGCCGTGCTCCAGAACCCCCGGATGCTGATCCTCGACGAGGCCACCAGCGCCCTCGATGCCACCACCGAGCGCCAGGTGTGCATCAACCTGTTTGAGGCCTTCCGGGGCCGCACCGTCTTCTTCATCACCCATCGCCTCTCCACCGTCCAGCCCGCCGACCTGATCGTGCTGATGGACCGGGGCGCCGTGATGGAGAAGGGCAGCCACCGCCAGCTGATGCAGCTGCGCGGCTGGTACTACGCCCTCTACCGCAGCCAGAACCAGGAGGGACTCAGCTGATGGCCACCCCACCCCGCTCCGCCGATCCCGCCTCCCGGCTCGTGGCCCTGATGGAGGACTGCGTCGGTTGGCTGCGCTCCCCCCGGGCCAGCCGCCGCCCGGTCATGCCGGTGCGGGTCGATCTGGTGGGCCGGAATGCCCCGTCCGCCACGGCCCCACCAGCGGCCGCCACCCCGCCCTCCGCGGCCGAGGCGGTCCCCGTTGCCGCCCCGGAGGCCGGTCACCCCTTCGGCGCCGGCCTCGCCACCCCCGACAGCGACGCACCGCGTGAATGGTCGTTTCGCGAGACGGTGGTGCTGCGCAAGAGCCGCCGCAGCTCCAGCCTGCTGGTCTGGGCGGGGGTGGGGGGTGTGGTGGCCCTGGGCCTGTGGAGCGTCACCGCCCCGATCGCCGAAACCGTCGCGGTTCCGGGCAAGCTCGAGCCCTCCACCACCGTCAAGGACGTGGATTCGCCCGTCCCCGGCGTGGTGGAGGAGGTGCTGGTGAAGGAGGGCCAGTCGGTGACGAAGGGCCAGCCCCTGATCCGCTTCGACCTGCGCGAGCCCCGCAGCAAGCTGGCGGCGGCCGAGAGCATTCGCGAGCGGCTGCTCAACGAGAACCTCGTCGCCCGCGCCACCCTCGGCGAGGACGCCGCCACCGCCGGTCTCACCGCCAACCAGCGCAGCCAGCTGAAGGATCGCGCCCGCGAACTCAACAGCCGCCTGGAGGCCGCCCGCGAAGAGCTGGCCAAGAGCAGCACCCGCCTGGCGGGCTACCGCGATTCCCTGCGCATCTACAGCGACATCGAGCGCCGCTACCAGTCCCTGGTCCGTGACGGCGCCGTCAGCGAGGTGCAGCTGCTCGAGGCCCGCAACCGGATGCAGGACCTCCAGACCAGCGTGGCCGAGGAGGAGCGCGAGATCGCCCGGCTGCGCTCCCAGCTGGTCAACACCGGCTCCGGCACCGACGTGGAACTGCGCACGACGATCGAGACCAACCTGCGCCAGATCAGCGATCTCGACGCCCAGATCCGCCAGGCCCGCCTGCAGATCCAGTACGGCGTGCTCACGGCTCCGACCGATGGCCTGGTGTTCGACGTCGAGGCCAGTGCCGGCAGCGTGGTCGGCGCCACCGAGACCATCCCGCTGCTCAAGGTGGTGCCCCAGGACTCGCTGCGGGCCAGGGTCTACCTGCCCAACAAGGCCATCGGCTTCGTGCAGGTGGGCCAGAGCGCCGACCTCTCGATCGAGACCTTCCCGGCCAACAGCTTCGGCTACGTGCCGGCGACGGTGGAACGCATCGGCTCCGATGCCCTCACCCCCGAGGAGCAGACCCGGGTGCTCGGCACCCAGGTGGAGGGCCTCCACTTCCCGGTCATCCTCCAGCTCCGCCGCCAGACCATCCCCCTGCCCGACAAGGGCAGCGTGCCGCTGCAGGCCGGCATGGCCCTCACCGCCGACATCAAGCTGCGGGAACGGCGCGTGATCAGCCTGCTCACCGGCCTGTTCGAGGATCAGCGCCGCAACCTGCAGCGCCTGCGATCCAATTGAGCACCAGGCCCCAGGGCGACTGGTGGCGCTTCGTGCCACCCGAGCAGCGCCGGCGCCGGCGCTTCAAGGCCTGGCGGCTGCGCTGGAAGGAACGGCTGCGTCAGCGCTGGCTGGCCATCACCATCGCCTTCCTCGCCTACGGGCTCGTGCTGCTCTGGCTGCTGTTGCACCTGCCACCCGTGGTGACCCTGCTCGCCCTGGCCCCGATGCTGCTGCTGCCGCTGCTCGGCTACCTCACCTACTGGCTGCTGTGGAAGGAGTTCCATGAGTGAAGCCCCCACCACGGGGGGCCGCCGCCCTCAGTTCTTCACGTAGAGGCTGGGCAGGGCCCCCAGCAGCCACTGGGGCATGAACTGCTCGCCGCCCGCGAAGCCGATCTTGCCGGGGGGGTAGAAGGGGAGCACCGCCAGCACCACCTGGGTGGCCTTGGGGCGGGTCATGTTGCGCACGTACTGGGCCAGCTGGGAGCGCAGCTGCCGATCCTCCTCCGCCAGGGGTGTGGCGGCGTAGCCGCTGCGCAGGAACTTGCGGTAGAGGTCGCCGAAGGGGCTCTCGAACAGGGGCTGGAGACGATCCTCAGGCGTGTCCAGCCAGATCTGGCCCAGCTGACGCCGGAAACTGCCCAGTTCCTGGCGGATGGCGCCATCGTCGGGGTCGATCTCGAACAGGTTCACCAGCCCGTTGAGGCGGGTGAGGAACTCCTCGCTGCCGGTGAGCTGGAGGGCCTGGGCGCCAGTGAACGACGACAGCTGGGGCAGGGGCGGTGCGTCCGGCTCCGCACCGGCCGCACTGACCCTGGCACCGGCACCGGCAGCTGCCGGCACCGCCCGCGTCGCCCCCGCCGGTGCCAGGGCCCTGCGCTCCAGGGGGCTGGGCTGGCGCAACCGGGGCAGGAGCTCCGGCTCGAACAGGCTGGCGTAATCCTCCAGCAGCCAGGCGGGCAGATTCTGTTCGCAGTTGCGTACTTTCATCTTGCCGCGACGGAAGTAGGGCATCACCGCCAGCAGGATGTTGGCCATTTCCGGACGATCGAAGCCGCTGAACAGCCGCTCGGAGAGATGGTCCCTCCAGGCCTCCTCATCGCGCAGCAGCGGCTGGCTGGCCAGCTCACCACCGATCATCTGGCGGTAGCTGTCCCCGACCGCGGAGCCATAGAGAAGCTCCAGGGCATCGATCGGGGCACTCAGCCAGAACTTCGACAGGCATTGGCGTGCCAGCCGGGCCTCCGCCAGCCGGCTCGGGGTCGGTTCGTGGGCGAAATCCATGAAGATCGTGCCCAGCCGCGCCGCCGACCATGGCGTGATCTGGGGTCGCCGATCCATCTCCATCGGGACGGTACCAGGATCACTCACCAGAGTATCCAGAAGTCCACCATTTTTTTCGGGTTTTCTCTCACCCCAGCTCACCGTATCCCGGCGTCCGAACAGACGGCTCCAGAGCGACATGACGCAGGTCAGGTACAGGCAGCGGGATTGTAATAGCGTTGTCAGATGGAACTGTTGCTGATCCATCAGAACCATCCCGGTCAGTTTCGTGATCTGACACCCGCCCTCGAGCGCCGCGGCCATCGTGTGCTCGGCCTGGGCGCCACACCCCGGAGCCTCACACCAGGAGCACCAGGCCCGTCGGACGCCCCACCCGCCAGCGGCGGCCCCCGTCTCCACTACGGCTGGCAGCCGCCGGTCCTCCCCGCCGGGCTGGCCGACCCGCTGCTGGAGGCCAGCCTGCGCCGGGCCGGCCGGGTCCAGGAGCGCTGCCTGCAGCTGCGGGAGCAGGGGTTCCGCCCCGATGCCGTGATCGGCCACAGCGGCTGGGGGGAGCTGCTCTACCTGCGCGACATCTGGCCCGAGGCAGTGCTGATCGCCTACCCCGAGCTCTATGCCACCCCGCTTCTGCTCGGCTACGGCTTCGATGCCGATCTGGGCGAACCCTCCCCCGCCCTGCGGGCCCAGTGGCGCCGGGGCAACCTGATGGGCCTGGCGGCGGTGGCCGATGCCGACGCCTGCGTCGTGCCCACCCGCTTCGCCCGGGACACCTTCCCTCCGCACCTGCGCGGCCGCTTCCAGGTGCTGCACGAAGGCATCACCCTGCCGGCCCCCAGCACCGGGGCCGTCCGCCTGCAGCTGGAGGGCGGCCCGACCCTGACCAAGGGGGATCCGGTGATCACTTTCGCCAGCCGCAACCTCGAACCCCTGCGCGGCTTCCGCACCTTCCTGCGGGCCCTGCCGGCCGTGCTGGCCGCCCGGCCGGACGCCCGGGCCGTGATCGTGGGGGGCACCGACAGCGGCTATGGGGCCCCCTCGTCCCATCCCGATGGCCACAAGGGTGAACTGCTGGCCCTGCTCGGCCACCGGCTTCCCGTGGAGCGGATCCATTTCCTGCCGCCCCTGCCGCACCGCGAGCTGCTGGCCCTGTTCCGCATCAGCGCCGCCCACGTCCACCTCACCTACCCCTACGCCCTCTCCTGGAGTGTGCTGGAGGCGATGGCCTGCGGCGCCCTCGTGGTGGGCTCCGACAATCCGCCGCTGAATGAGGTGATCCAGCACGGCCAGAACGGGCTGCTGGTGCCCTTCAACGAACCCGACCGCCTGGCCGAGGCGTTGCTGGCCGTGCTCGCCGATCCGCCCGCCTTCGCGGCCATGGCCGAAGCGGGCCGCGCCACGGTCGCCGCCCGCTACGAGGTGAACCGGGCCGCCGAGGCCTTCGAGGCCCTGATCCTCAGCCTGCGCCTGCTGCCCTGAACGCCGGCGCTGCCGCCACCGCCTGCAGCACCGCCGCCACCACCGCGAGCCAGTCCCGGTCCGCGCCCTGGCGAAACAGGCGCAGGCTCGGGTACCAGGGGCTGTCGTCCCGGTGCCGCAGCCAGCGGGGATCGGCGCTGAAGGGGAGCAGCACCCAGGCCGGGTGGCCCATGGCGCCGGCCAGGTGGGCCATGGCCGTGTCCACCGTGATCAGCAGATCGGTGCTGGCCAGCACCCGGGCCGTGGCCAGAAAGTCGCCGTCAGGGGCGATGGCGTCGCCGAACCGATGGGCCACGGGCTCCGCCATGGAGCGGTCCTCCCCCTGCTGCAGCAGCACCGGCTCCCACCCCTGCGCCACCAGGCCCTCCACCAGCCGCACCAGGGCGGCCGCCGGCAGGGTGCGCTTGCGGTATTCCCGACGGGTGAACCCATCGGCGAGCTTGCGGCCACTGGCCCAGGTGAGCCCCACCCGCGGCCGCAGGCCCGAGCCGTCGGCGGGCGCGGCCGGGGCCAGCCCCCGCAGGTAGGTGCCCCGCCCATCGGACCCCGGAGGCTGGGGACAGGGGGCCCCGCCGAGGGCCGCCGGCAGTGACAGCAGACTCACCACGTCGCCGGATCGGGCAGCACCCTGCCCGTGCTCGCCCGGACCGTCGCCGCCCGGAGCTGGCCTGGTGCGCACCTCCGGCGGCTGGGGCAGCCAGTCCAGGCCCCGCCGCAGCAGTGCCACCAGGGACGGTTCCACCTCCAGCACCACCGACTGACCCCGGGCCGCGGCCTGCTCGAGCAGCGGGGGGATCCAGCGCAGGTACTGCAGGCCATCGCCCAGTCCCTGCTCGGTGCGCACGTGCAGCACCGGGGCGCTGGCCACCACCGCCGCCACGCCACCCTCCGGTCCGGGGCCCATCCCGGGCAGCTCGAAGCGGCGTTCGGCCAGGGCATAGGCCTCCCCGTAGGACTCCAGCCCGATCAGCAGGGCGGCATGGTTGCAGGCCAGGGCCGGGCCGTCCCCCCGCTGGCGGCTGGCCCGGAAGGCCCGATCGGCCGCCTCGAAGCGGTTCAGATCCCGCAGGCTGTTGCCCAGGCCCATGAAGGGGGCGGGGCTGTCCGGCTGCAGCAGGGACGCGCGCCGGTAGAGCACCAGGGCCTCCTCCGGCTGATCCGAGAGCCAGAGGGCATTGGCCGCCCGCAACAGCAGCG
This genomic stretch from Cyanobium gracile PCC 6307 harbors:
- a CDS encoding glycosyltransferase, with the translated sequence MAAMLAEPPGTLDEAIPSLAPLRRPGLVGRLEGWSPAGGVSGWACPWPLQPQAPPLRLHVVLEDLLDPSGRLAIVELMAAQPRPDLLPLGIEQACGFRFWWSPTHPLPPFSQGLVLRVFAAGEGGPELAGSPLRLDADSYAQIAHQRQHGPAREGALTTLQAPQLQGWGRGPEPLVVRLDGTTTQPIAPPVALPEGPWPFQLILPATLADGRVHHLQLETTGGQVLDQRFDLLPFHLTPWAALQQHARPPFPDELSPLARERYRSLRTWLAWADADGTPLPPDLPLLQRLLEHPLARSGETPPASGGTEPGPDGSATARQPLRLPIAADPLVSILIPVHNQYGVTRRCLAAIAYAPTRIPFEVLVVDDGSVDGTAEALAAEAPGVRLIRHDFARGFNQACCSGAAAARAPVLVLLNNDTEPCAAWLEELLDPFERWTDTGMVGAQLIYPDGRLQEAGGIVWGNGEPWNYGRGGNPHDPRVAYARQVDYASAAAVAIRRDLWNRLGGFSPEFSPAYYEDTDLAFKVRQAGHTVRYTPLARVIHHEGMSCGTDTTASSGLKRFQETHRPLFQQKWAAAFQGPTEPNPAAAELIKDRGILGRALCLDQETPRPDRDAGSHAALVEMGLLQDLGWKVTLLPLNLAWLASYSEELQRRGIELIHAPFVLSLEAFLRERGREFELIYLTRYTVAAQALPLIQRFAPQARLIFCNADLHHLRQLRAARAESLGGDAARRALEAVEEVKRQELAVMREVHLTFSYSEVERAVIEAETLGEAATAPCPWVVQGPEAPAPLEGRSGLAFLGSYGHPPNRDAVEAFLVQVWPLLLQQRPELRLHLYGSGLDATTAARWGAEPGVIVEGWIADPATVYARHRLFVAPLRSGAGLKGKVVAAAAHGIPQVLSPLAAEATGLRHGQEVLIARTPDDWCQAVLRLDGDDDAWRAMGAAAFAYARDTWSRERGLALMADALARLDLPHRSPA
- a CDS encoding peptidylprolyl isomerase encodes the protein MSTARDTLPEPLSGLREPAVVELPPGRPWLALSELNRLIRQQGQARPLARAWLLDQLVHAIPLPIEEEKALMAAFLERRGITDDDQVPGWLQERGLVFDDLRMLATQKQRLQRLVRSRWSGEVEVRFLQRKPELDQVVYSLLRVESEDLAAELHHQIAEGEADFADLAPLHSSGPERHCRGQIGPLPLATGHPSLVSRLRRGRPGQLFDPFEAGDSWVVLRLEQFLPAELNAPTRERMMSELFEEWLEQRVRLLLEGQPLPPLDAMLALLQEDATP
- a CDS encoding peptidase domain-containing ABC transporter, which produces MTSSPGAISGLLNDFTPFDRLPPARRDAIDPLLEPLRFRIGQTVLRPDVLPEGVLLLCSGQLRSLGPGPNGRGLRTIERLGPGSLVGWAGLLRRDPCEHLRATTDVEALLLPTAAFRDLLAGHPDFADWFANQPSAAELHTLLLALAKREPLGEALLDDWPLPADQVRLRSLRPGAPTELGLPPGFRWYASSGLPLAEPWSDRPLAAPGPEAPWLRLVGLAIPREAQAPITLGADPLAPTVLADEAGGTYAPALEPPPRRAGDRSGQLALARASGPRAVPIALCQALADYFGLPLNRDALADQVDAILQRQDQLNLVNIGQIMDTLGLRVVLSRVPASRLGRVPAPALLFQNGHFGLLDGVEPDGRARLLEAELGALLVPAEELVTHDGGLVELLLFDRKPDAKQARFDWSWYFPFLRQHRRELIEVLVASVVINALRVVFPLGLMVLIQSVVASRNIGALVSIASVMLLAALVESIFKTLRSFLFTDLANRIDLDAKATILDHLVRLPQGFFDARPVGRITFYFSQLDRLRDFLLGQTLPTLVDFAFSLIYIAILFAISPLLTLVTLATLPLIAAVGLVSNPLVRSQINRTMAQAVRASSFLTEAITGIQTIKSQNAELKTRWEFQNRYAAYIGEDFKLKVTRESIANLSNFLSNMGQLVVITVAIWLIIKGELNLAALFGFNILSGYIRQPLVQLVGTWQDFQFNTQALRMVADVVDRDTEQTREQASNIPLPPLQGRVQFVDVGFRFSDQGPMVLDGVDLEIPSGSFVGLVGISGSGKSTLLKLLSRFYPPERGSVLIDGLDIGKVELYSLRRQIGVVPQDSLLFDGTIRENLLMVKPDATAAEMIRAARIACAHDFIMQMPQGYNSSVGERGAGLSGGQRQRLALARAVLQNPRMLILDEATSALDATTERQVCINLFEAFRGRTVFFITHRLSTVQPADLIVLMDRGAVMEKGSHRQLMQLRGWYYALYRSQNQEGLS
- a CDS encoding HlyD family efflux transporter periplasmic adaptor subunit — its product is MATPPRSADPASRLVALMEDCVGWLRSPRASRRPVMPVRVDLVGRNAPSATAPPAAATPPSAAEAVPVAAPEAGHPFGAGLATPDSDAPREWSFRETVVLRKSRRSSSLLVWAGVGGVVALGLWSVTAPIAETVAVPGKLEPSTTVKDVDSPVPGVVEEVLVKEGQSVTKGQPLIRFDLREPRSKLAAAESIRERLLNENLVARATLGEDAATAGLTANQRSQLKDRARELNSRLEAAREELAKSSTRLAGYRDSLRIYSDIERRYQSLVRDGAVSEVQLLEARNRMQDLQTSVAEEEREIARLRSQLVNTGSGTDVELRTTIETNLRQISDLDAQIRQARLQIQYGVLTAPTDGLVFDVEASAGSVVGATETIPLLKVVPQDSLRARVYLPNKAIGFVQVGQSADLSIETFPANSFGYVPATVERIGSDALTPEEQTRVLGTQVEGLHFPVILQLRRQTIPLPDKGSVPLQAGMALTADIKLRERRVISLLTGLFEDQRRNLQRLRSN
- a CDS encoding glycosyltransferase, which produces MLIHQNHPGQFRDLTPALERRGHRVLGLGATPRSLTPGAPGPSDAPPASGGPRLHYGWQPPVLPAGLADPLLEASLRRAGRVQERCLQLREQGFRPDAVIGHSGWGELLYLRDIWPEAVLIAYPELYATPLLLGYGFDADLGEPSPALRAQWRRGNLMGLAAVADADACVVPTRFARDTFPPHLRGRFQVLHEGITLPAPSTGAVRLQLEGGPTLTKGDPVITFASRNLEPLRGFRTFLRALPAVLAARPDARAVIVGGTDSGYGAPSSHPDGHKGELLALLGHRLPVERIHFLPPLPHRELLALFRISAAHVHLTYPYALSWSVLEAMACGALVVGSDNPPLNEVIQHGQNGLLVPFNEPDRLAEALLAVLADPPAFAAMAEAGRATVAARYEVNRAAEAFEALILSLRLLP
- a CDS encoding glycosyltransferase family 9 protein, giving the protein MSVLSGDANLGQVLKEAEAAELRQEWCEAACIYQELITAAAAPAPLLLRAANALWLSDQPEEALVLYRRASLLQPDSPAPFMGLGNSLRDLNRFEAADRAFRASRQRGDGPALACNHAALLIGLESYGEAYALAERRFELPGMGPGPEGGVAAVVASAPVLHVRTEQGLGDGLQYLRWIPPLLEQAAARGQSVVLEVEPSLVALLRRGLDWLPQPPEVRTRPAPGGDGPGEHGQGAARSGDVVSLLSLPAALGGAPCPQPPGSDGRGTYLRGLAPAAPADGSGLRPRVGLTWASGRKLADGFTRREYRKRTLPAAALVRLVEGLVAQGWEPVLLQQGEDRSMAEPVAHRFGDAIAPDGDFLATARVLASTDLLITVDTAMAHLAGAMGHPAWVLLPFSADPRWLRHRDDSPWYPSLRLFRQGADRDWLAVVAAVLQAVAAAPAFRAAGAG